The following are from one region of the Chromobacterium phragmitis genome:
- a CDS encoding AI-2E family transporter has translation MPVVNGFPNLSILSVFRVAILALLVVSCLKVLQPFLGALTWAAIIAISAWPLYGRLRERLRGRHKLAALLIVLALGAALAIPIGLMALTLADTLPHLNSLGHDLAGLSLPSAPAWLANLPLVGDSLQKLWQSTQADLPGLFEKIRPAVNQTALWLLSGGANLSISLLEIVLAIVVAGLLLINGDKLWDLVERIVVKLGGETAGELPEVIARTIRSVTTGVVGTALAQTILCVIGLLIAGVPGALVLGFLCFIVAVAQMPTLVVWLPAAGWVFYTGHTGLGVFLLVWGFLLINTIDNILKPLLISQGAQMPLSVIFLGVIGGLIAWGVIGLFIGPTLLAVSLTMLRHWLQREDNEELACEGEQN, from the coding sequence ATGCCCGTCGTCAACGGATTTCCCAATCTCAGCATTCTCAGCGTCTTCCGCGTCGCCATTCTGGCGCTGCTGGTGGTCTCCTGCCTGAAAGTGCTGCAACCCTTCCTCGGCGCGCTGACCTGGGCCGCCATCATCGCCATCTCGGCGTGGCCGTTGTACGGGCGGCTGCGCGAGCGGCTGCGCGGACGCCACAAGCTGGCGGCCCTGCTCATCGTGCTGGCACTGGGCGCCGCGCTGGCCATTCCCATCGGACTGATGGCGCTGACCCTGGCCGACACCTTGCCGCACCTGAACAGCCTGGGGCATGATCTCGCCGGCCTGAGCCTGCCTAGCGCGCCAGCCTGGTTGGCCAATCTGCCGCTGGTCGGCGACAGCCTGCAAAAACTGTGGCAAAGCACCCAGGCGGATCTGCCCGGTCTCTTCGAGAAAATCCGTCCGGCGGTGAACCAGACAGCGCTGTGGCTGCTGTCCGGCGGCGCCAATCTGAGCATCAGCCTGCTGGAGATCGTGCTCGCCATCGTGGTGGCCGGCTTGCTGCTGATCAATGGCGACAAGCTATGGGACCTGGTGGAGCGCATCGTGGTCAAACTGGGCGGCGAGACCGCGGGCGAGTTGCCGGAGGTGATCGCCCGCACCATACGCAGCGTCACCACCGGCGTGGTCGGCACCGCGCTGGCGCAGACCATTCTGTGCGTGATCGGCTTGTTGATCGCCGGCGTGCCCGGCGCGCTGGTGCTGGGCTTTTTGTGCTTCATCGTCGCGGTGGCGCAGATGCCGACGCTGGTAGTCTGGCTGCCGGCCGCAGGCTGGGTGTTCTATACCGGCCACACCGGGCTGGGCGTGTTCCTGCTGGTCTGGGGCTTCCTGCTGATCAACACCATAGACAACATCCTGAAGCCGCTATTGATCAGCCAGGGCGCTCAAATGCCCTTGTCAGTGATCTTTCTCGGCGTGATCGGCGGCTTGATCGCCTGGGGCGTGATCGGCCTGTTCATCGGGCCCACGCTGCTTGCTGTCAGCCTGACCATGCTCCGCCACTGGCTGCAGCGCGAAGACAATGAAGAATTGGCTTGCGAGGGCGAGCAAAACTGA
- a CDS encoding protein-disulfide reductase DsbD yields MQAYPHSLYRSACLWLAAVIACLGFALPAHAVNQEDLLPPEQAFAAQVSRSGDQLQLTLEVAPGYYLYRDRISISTTPADLAGKPAMPAAQEKNDPYFGKQQIYHGKQLITIPLAAGAPADFQLNVKLQGCAEAGVCYPPYTHKLKVGEAGGAGNKLSAWTGGDSPGKASAGNSELAARGWLATLGTFLLAGLGMAFTACMYPLLPIVSSLIAGQGATLSRGRGFLLSLIYVQGLALTYTAVGVVAGLTGSLLTVWLQQPAVVLTASALMVVFALSMFDLFTIQLPNSLQSRLADTSNRLSGGKAVTVFLMGALSALIIGPCVAPPLALALGYIGSTGDALLGGAALYAMAMGLGLPLIAIGTFGGQVLPRAGNWMKAVKSAFGVVMLGLAIWLASPFLPGALVMLLWAALLIGAAVFLGAFDSLQSGSKASARLGKALGLLLFLLGGAQLVGLLSGADNPRYPLKLIAASSAEGAAQPHFQPIASGAELDAKLAEAKAAGKPLLLDFYADWCVACKEMEADVFPQQQVAADMGRFMLLRADVTANNAEHQALLKRFGLFGPPGIILFDSQSREANRVVGYMPADAFARELAKVAN; encoded by the coding sequence GTGCAAGCATACCCCCACTCCCTTTATCGATCAGCCTGTCTCTGGCTGGCGGCCGTGATCGCCTGCCTGGGATTCGCGCTGCCCGCCCACGCGGTGAATCAGGAAGACTTGCTCCCGCCGGAGCAGGCCTTCGCCGCCCAGGTCAGCCGCAGCGGCGATCAACTGCAACTGACGCTGGAAGTCGCCCCGGGCTACTACCTGTACCGCGACCGCATCAGCATCAGCACCACTCCCGCCGATCTGGCCGGCAAGCCGGCCATGCCCGCGGCCCAGGAAAAAAACGACCCCTACTTCGGCAAGCAGCAGATTTACCACGGCAAACAGCTGATCACCATCCCGCTGGCCGCCGGCGCGCCAGCTGATTTCCAATTGAACGTCAAGCTGCAAGGCTGCGCCGAGGCTGGCGTCTGCTACCCGCCCTACACCCACAAGCTGAAAGTGGGCGAGGCCGGCGGCGCGGGCAACAAGCTCAGCGCCTGGACGGGAGGCGACTCGCCGGGAAAAGCGTCGGCCGGTAACAGCGAGTTGGCCGCCAGGGGTTGGCTGGCCACACTGGGCACCTTCTTGCTGGCGGGGCTGGGCATGGCGTTCACCGCCTGCATGTACCCGCTGCTGCCCATCGTTTCATCGCTGATTGCCGGCCAAGGCGCAACCCTCAGCCGTGGCCGCGGCTTTTTGCTGTCCTTGATCTACGTGCAAGGCTTGGCGCTGACTTACACTGCGGTAGGCGTGGTGGCCGGCCTCACCGGCTCGCTGCTGACCGTATGGCTGCAGCAGCCCGCGGTGGTGCTGACCGCCAGCGCGCTGATGGTGGTGTTCGCGCTGTCGATGTTCGACCTGTTCACCATCCAGTTGCCCAACAGCCTGCAATCCCGGCTGGCCGACACCTCCAACCGCCTGTCCGGCGGCAAAGCCGTTACCGTGTTCCTGATGGGCGCGCTGTCGGCTTTGATCATCGGCCCTTGCGTGGCGCCGCCGCTGGCCTTGGCGCTGGGCTACATCGGCAGCACCGGCGACGCGCTCCTGGGCGGCGCGGCGCTGTACGCGATGGCCATGGGCCTGGGCTTGCCGCTGATCGCCATCGGGACCTTCGGCGGCCAAGTGCTGCCGCGCGCCGGCAACTGGATGAAGGCGGTGAAGTCGGCGTTCGGCGTCGTCATGCTGGGCCTGGCCATCTGGCTGGCCTCGCCATTCCTGCCTGGCGCGCTGGTCATGTTGCTGTGGGCGGCGCTTCTGATCGGCGCGGCGGTGTTCCTGGGCGCGTTCGACAGCCTGCAAAGCGGCAGCAAGGCCAGCGCGCGGCTGGGCAAAGCGCTGGGGCTGCTGCTGTTCCTGCTGGGCGGCGCGCAGCTGGTCGGCCTCTTGTCCGGCGCCGACAATCCTCGCTACCCCTTGAAGCTGATCGCAGCCAGCAGCGCCGAGGGCGCGGCGCAACCGCATTTCCAGCCCATCGCCTCCGGCGCCGAGCTCGACGCCAAGCTTGCCGAGGCCAAGGCGGCCGGCAAGCCGTTGCTTCTGGACTTCTACGCCGACTGGTGCGTGGCTTGCAAGGAAATGGAGGCCGATGTTTTCCCGCAACAGCAAGTCGCCGCCGACATGGGACGCTTCATGCTGCTGCGCGCCGACGTCACCGCCAACAATGCAGAACACCAGGCGCTGCTCAAGCGTTTCGGACTATTCGGCCCGCCGGGCATCATTCTGTTCGACAGCCAGTCCAGAGAGGCCAATCGCGTGGTGGGCTACATGCCCGCCGACGCATTTGCCCGCGAACTGGCGAAGGTGGCAAACTAG
- the pheA gene encoding prephenate dehydratase, translating into MSEERLKQHRNAIDAIDVEVLKLLNQRASHAREIGEIKGGGVIYRPEREAQVLRRLKDLNPGPLPSESVARLFREVMSECLALEKPLSIAYLGPEGTFSQLATVKHFGHAARTVACSSIDEAFRLVESRSLDYVVAPVENSTEGAVGRTLDLMVSSPLKICGEVVLRIHHHLLRKTEGMDGIRRVYAHAQALAQCHEWLNKNLPADVERVSVASNAEAARLAAEDETAAAIAGQAAAERYALMKLAENVEDEPNNTTRFLVLGLQDVGASGQDKTSIVVSAPNRPGAVHQLLEPVAANGVSMSKFESRPSRAGLWDYVFFIDLEGHRLDDNVQRALAGLGERTSFVKVLGSYPMAVL; encoded by the coding sequence GTGTCTGAAGAACGTCTCAAGCAACACCGCAACGCCATCGACGCCATCGACGTCGAAGTCCTCAAGCTGTTGAACCAGCGCGCCAGCCACGCCCGCGAGATCGGAGAGATCAAGGGCGGCGGGGTGATCTATCGCCCGGAGCGCGAAGCCCAGGTGCTGCGCCGCCTGAAGGATCTGAACCCCGGTCCGCTGCCCAGCGAGTCCGTGGCGCGGCTGTTCCGCGAAGTGATGTCGGAATGCCTGGCGCTGGAAAAGCCGCTGTCCATCGCTTATCTGGGACCGGAGGGCACGTTCAGCCAACTGGCTACGGTCAAGCATTTCGGCCATGCCGCCCGCACCGTGGCCTGTAGCTCGATTGACGAGGCGTTCCGGCTGGTGGAGTCGCGCTCGCTGGATTACGTGGTCGCGCCGGTGGAGAATTCCACCGAGGGCGCGGTGGGGCGCACGCTGGATCTGATGGTGAGCTCCCCGCTGAAAATCTGCGGCGAAGTGGTGCTGCGCATCCATCACCATCTGCTGCGCAAGACGGAAGGCATGGACGGCATACGCCGGGTGTACGCCCACGCCCAGGCGCTGGCCCAGTGCCATGAATGGCTGAACAAGAACCTGCCGGCCGACGTGGAGCGCGTGTCGGTGGCCAGCAACGCCGAGGCCGCGCGCCTGGCGGCAGAGGATGAAACCGCCGCCGCGATCGCCGGGCAGGCCGCCGCCGAGCGCTATGCATTGATGAAGCTGGCGGAAAACGTGGAAGACGAACCCAACAACACCACGCGCTTCCTGGTGCTGGGCCTGCAGGATGTCGGCGCCAGCGGCCAGGACAAGACCTCCATCGTAGTGTCGGCGCCCAATCGTCCCGGCGCGGTCCATCAATTGCTGGAGCCTGTCGCGGCCAACGGCGTGTCGATGAGCAAGTTCGAGTCGCGTCCTTCCCGCGCCGGGCTGTGGGACTATGTGTTCTTCATCGACCTGGAAGGACACCGGCTGGACGACAATGTGCAGAGGGCGCTGGCCGGACTGGGCGAGCGCACCTCCTTCGTCAAGGTGCTGGGCTCCTATCCGATGGCTGTATTGTGA
- a CDS encoding molybdopterin molybdotransferase MoeA, producing MLSYQQARDWLLERAKPLNTHQELPLMQALGRVLAAPVVAGVDVPPHDNSAMDGYALRCADLAPAMAVSQRVPAGSVPTPLEAGTAARIFTGAPIPPGADAVIMQEQAEVDGEGRVAFSAPPRVGQNIRRRGEDIAKGQCILEAGKVLTAADLGLAASIGLARLPVLPKLRVAAFFTGDELVEPGLPLGEGQIYNSNRYWLLLALQQLGCEVVDLGHVGDALAPTRQLLRDAAAVADVVITCGGVSVGEEDHVKAAVEAEGELTLWKVAIKPGKPLAYGKLGEADFIGLPGNPVSGYVTLQTLIKPFLLKRMGLEVPPPEAQRLPAAFAWDKPDMRRSEFLRVRKVGGELQLYPQQGSGVLMSCAWADGLVWLQPGQLVAPGDELAYLELT from the coding sequence ATGCTGAGCTATCAACAGGCGCGGGACTGGCTGCTGGAGCGCGCCAAGCCGCTGAACACCCATCAAGAACTGCCGCTGATGCAAGCGCTGGGCCGCGTGCTGGCCGCGCCGGTGGTCGCCGGCGTGGACGTGCCGCCGCACGACAACAGCGCCATGGACGGCTACGCGCTGCGCTGCGCCGATCTGGCACCGGCGATGGCGGTGTCGCAGCGCGTGCCTGCCGGCAGCGTGCCGACGCCGTTAGAGGCGGGCACCGCGGCGCGCATTTTCACCGGGGCGCCGATTCCGCCGGGAGCGGACGCGGTGATCATGCAGGAGCAGGCGGAAGTGGATGGCGAAGGCCGCGTGGCGTTCAGCGCGCCGCCGAGAGTCGGTCAGAATATCCGCCGCCGCGGAGAAGACATCGCCAAGGGACAATGCATCCTGGAGGCGGGAAAAGTCTTGACCGCCGCCGACCTGGGCCTGGCCGCGTCGATCGGCCTGGCCAGGCTGCCTGTGCTGCCCAAGCTGCGGGTGGCGGCCTTCTTCACCGGCGACGAGCTGGTGGAGCCGGGCCTGCCGCTGGGCGAGGGGCAGATCTACAACTCCAACCGCTATTGGCTGCTGCTGGCCTTGCAGCAATTGGGCTGCGAAGTGGTGGATCTGGGCCATGTCGGCGACGCGCTGGCGCCTACCCGGCAGTTGCTGCGCGACGCGGCGGCGGTGGCCGACGTGGTGATCACCTGCGGCGGCGTGTCGGTCGGCGAGGAGGACCACGTCAAGGCCGCGGTGGAAGCCGAGGGCGAGCTGACGCTGTGGAAAGTGGCGATCAAGCCGGGCAAGCCGCTGGCCTACGGCAAACTGGGCGAGGCCGATTTCATCGGCTTGCCGGGCAACCCGGTGTCCGGCTACGTGACGCTGCAGACGCTGATCAAGCCCTTCCTGTTGAAACGCATGGGCCTGGAGGTGCCGCCGCCGGAGGCGCAGCGGCTGCCGGCGGCCTTCGCCTGGGACAAGCCGGACATGCGCCGCAGCGAGTTTCTGCGGGTGCGCAAAGTCGGCGGGGAGTTGCAGCTGTATCCACAGCAGGGCTCCGGCGTGCTGATGTCCTGCGCCTGGGCGGATGGCCTGGTCTGGCTGCAACCGGGGCAGCTGGTGGCGCCGGGCGACGAACTGGCTTACCTGGAGCTGACGTGA
- a CDS encoding nitronate monooxygenase — MKCVDDFRLQLGKHELVPIVIGGMGVDISTAQLALEAARLGGVGHISDAMVPTVADRRFNTKFVKNKLAQYKFNVENQDKSVVRFDLGMLEEATRLHVGNAMQQKRGGGLVFINCMEKLTMNAPKETLRVRMRAALDAGIDGITLAAGLHLGSFSLIEDHPRFHDAKLGIIVSSLRALQLFLKKNGRSGRMPDYVVVEGPLAGGHLGFGMDWAEYDLASIFTEIRDWLKAEQLDIPLIPAGGIFTGGDAATYLEAGAGAVQVATRFTVTRECGLPEKVQQEYFKASEADIEVNQLSPTGYPMRMIKSCPAIGDSIRPNCEAYGYLLDAKGGCSYIDAYHKAHAENPGQRRVPVWEKTCLCTHMRNFDCWTCGHYTYRLKDTTHLRSDGSYQLLSAEHVFHDYQHSKGQSIALPRKEECLLAG, encoded by the coding sequence ATGAAGTGTGTTGATGATTTTCGCCTGCAACTTGGCAAGCACGAACTGGTGCCTATCGTAATCGGCGGCATGGGGGTGGACATTTCCACCGCCCAGCTGGCGTTGGAGGCTGCCCGGCTGGGCGGCGTAGGCCATATTTCCGATGCAATGGTGCCCACAGTGGCGGACCGCCGTTTCAATACCAAGTTCGTCAAGAACAAGTTGGCCCAGTACAAGTTCAATGTCGAAAACCAGGATAAGTCGGTTGTCCGTTTCGATCTGGGCATGCTGGAAGAGGCCACCCGTTTGCATGTAGGCAACGCCATGCAGCAGAAGCGCGGTGGTGGCTTGGTGTTCATCAACTGCATGGAAAAGCTGACCATGAACGCGCCCAAGGAAACCTTGCGGGTGCGGATGCGCGCGGCGCTGGATGCCGGCATCGACGGCATCACCTTGGCGGCGGGCCTGCACCTGGGCTCGTTTTCCCTGATCGAAGACCACCCGCGGTTTCATGACGCCAAGCTTGGCATCATCGTGTCATCGCTGCGCGCGCTGCAGCTGTTTCTGAAGAAGAATGGCCGCAGCGGCCGCATGCCGGACTACGTTGTGGTGGAGGGGCCGCTCGCCGGCGGCCATCTTGGTTTCGGCATGGATTGGGCCGAATACGATCTGGCATCCATCTTCACCGAGATTCGCGATTGGCTGAAAGCCGAACAGCTGGACATCCCGCTGATTCCGGCTGGCGGCATTTTCACCGGCGGCGATGCCGCAACATATCTTGAGGCGGGCGCCGGCGCGGTGCAGGTGGCCACCCGCTTCACGGTGACCCGTGAATGCGGCTTGCCGGAAAAGGTGCAGCAGGAGTATTTCAAAGCCAGCGAGGCGGACATCGAGGTCAACCAGCTCTCTCCTACCGGTTACCCGATGCGGATGATCAAGAGCTGCCCGGCCATCGGCGACAGCATCCGGCCGAATTGCGAGGCTTACGGCTATCTGCTGGACGCCAAAGGCGGCTGCTCCTACATCGACGCCTATCACAAGGCGCATGCGGAAAATCCTGGCCAGCGACGGGTGCCGGTCTGGGAAAAGACCTGCTTGTGCACGCATATGCGCAATTTCGATTGCTGGACATGCGGGCATTACACCTACAGATTGAAGGACACCACGCACTTGCGTTCCGATGGCAGTTATCAGCTGCTCAGCGCCGAGCACGTGTTTCATGACTACCAGCACAGCAAGGGCCAGAGCATAGCCTTGCCGCGCAAAGAGGAGTGTCTGCTCGCGGGTTGA
- a CDS encoding LOG family protein, with translation MKSICLFCGSNKGSKPEYEEAARAFGRELAERGITLVYGAGKVGLMGVAADAALQAGGKVIGVIPEFLKAKEVAHLGLTELHVTETMHQRKAMMAQLSDGFIALPGGFGTFDELFEILTWAQLSVHNKPVGVLDAGGFYQPLRALVEHAVGEGFVPQGNMDLFRIEQDLPSLLEWMAQYQPRHVAKWLDLART, from the coding sequence ATGAAATCGATTTGCCTGTTCTGTGGTTCCAACAAGGGCAGCAAGCCCGAATACGAAGAGGCTGCGCGCGCGTTTGGCCGAGAGTTGGCCGAGCGCGGCATTACCCTGGTATACGGCGCCGGCAAGGTGGGGCTGATGGGCGTGGCAGCCGACGCGGCCTTGCAGGCCGGCGGCAAGGTGATAGGCGTGATTCCCGAGTTCCTGAAGGCCAAGGAAGTGGCCCACCTGGGGCTGACTGAACTGCACGTCACGGAAACCATGCATCAGCGCAAGGCCATGATGGCGCAGCTGTCCGACGGCTTCATCGCGCTGCCGGGCGGCTTCGGCACTTTCGACGAACTATTCGAGATTCTGACCTGGGCGCAGCTGTCGGTGCACAACAAGCCCGTGGGCGTGCTGGATGCCGGCGGGTTTTACCAACCGCTGCGCGCGCTGGTGGAGCATGCCGTGGGGGAGGGCTTCGTGCCGCAAGGCAATATGGATTTGTTCCGCATCGAACAAGACTTGCCGAGCCTGCTTGAGTGGATGGCGCAGTACCAGCCTCGCCATGTGGCCAAGTGGCTGGATCTGGCGCGGACCTAA
- a CDS encoding 2Fe-2S iron-sulfur cluster-binding protein, producing MSRIRFVSEDGTLLSESEAMAGDNLLDIARLADVPLHWRCGQGTCGTCKVRIAGMASPQRLGGKERNVLLRAGAISAELAARPEWHESEPWRLACHLAVEDGVDWRVLCPAF from the coding sequence GTGAGCCGGATACGTTTCGTCAGCGAGGACGGAACCTTGCTGAGCGAATCGGAAGCCATGGCGGGAGATAATTTATTGGATATCGCCCGCCTTGCCGACGTGCCGCTGCATTGGCGCTGCGGCCAGGGCACTTGCGGCACCTGCAAGGTCAGGATCGCCGGCATGGCTTCGCCGCAGCGGCTGGGCGGCAAGGAGCGCAATGTCTTGCTGCGCGCGGGGGCGATCAGCGCCGAGCTGGCCGCCCGGCCGGAGTGGCACGAATCCGAGCCTTGGCGGCTGGCTTGTCATCTGGCGGTGGAGGACGGCGTGGATTGGCGCGTGCTGTGTCCCGCTTTTTAG
- a CDS encoding 3-deoxy-7-phosphoheptulonate synthase (catalyzes the formation of 3-deoxy-D-arabino-hept-2-ulosonate 7-phosphate from phosphoenolpyruvate and D-erythrose 4-phosphate), producing MIVVMSARADETEIKAVIARIEDGGLEAHVSRGMERTVIGAVGEERGLEAGVFEAMNGVERALRVVGDFRIVSRETQPVDAPVRIGRTVFGASGVAWLGGCAQDWSENALRVAAQAVRAAGGGLLYAGGGRGHASPYHYRALGVAELERLQEIAAEVGLGVVAELRDVRLLDAHLEAQTEALLLPPQALSNAELLREVGRVNKAVILQRDNRLTLDEWLAAAEHVALGGNHQIVLCECGRHDDAAGLDVGELAALRRRTYLPVIVAPQQAVGATAALMLARAALMAGACGLMLDCLGWAKAEAASWRGVLSGTVG from the coding sequence ATGATCGTCGTCATGAGCGCGCGCGCGGACGAAACGGAAATCAAGGCCGTGATCGCGCGCATTGAGGATGGCGGGCTGGAGGCCCACGTGTCGCGCGGCATGGAGCGCACGGTGATCGGCGCGGTCGGCGAGGAGCGCGGGCTGGAAGCTGGCGTTTTCGAAGCGATGAATGGCGTGGAGCGCGCGCTGCGCGTGGTCGGCGATTTTCGCATCGTCTCGCGCGAGACGCAGCCTGTCGACGCGCCGGTGAGGATCGGGCGGACGGTATTCGGCGCCAGCGGCGTCGCATGGCTGGGCGGCTGCGCGCAGGATTGGAGCGAGAACGCCCTGCGCGTCGCGGCGCAGGCTGTGCGCGCCGCGGGGGGCGGCCTGCTGTACGCCGGCGGGGGGCGCGGCCATGCCAGCCCATACCATTACCGGGCGCTTGGCGTGGCGGAACTGGAGCGCTTGCAGGAAATCGCCGCAGAGGTAGGGCTGGGCGTCGTCGCCGAACTGCGGGATGTCCGGCTGCTAGACGCGCATCTCGAGGCTCAAACCGAGGCCTTGCTGTTGCCTCCGCAAGCGCTATCCAATGCGGAATTGCTGCGCGAAGTGGGCCGCGTCAACAAAGCCGTCATCTTGCAGCGCGACAATCGCCTGACGTTGGATGAGTGGCTGGCGGCGGCCGAGCACGTGGCGCTGGGCGGCAATCATCAAATCGTGCTGTGTGAGTGCGGCAGACATGACGACGCAGCCGGGCTGGATGTGGGCGAGTTGGCGGCTTTGCGCCGCCGCACCTACTTGCCGGTTATCGTCGCGCCGCAGCAGGCGGTAGGGGCGACTGCTGCGCTGATGCTGGCAAGGGCGGCGTTGATGGCGGGCGCCTGCGGCCTGATGCTGGATTGCCTGGGCTGGGCGAAAGCGGAAGCAGCCAGTTGGCGCGGGGTTCTGTCCGGAACGGTGGGATGA
- a CDS encoding ABC transporter permease → MEMFFSLLDSTVRVATPLVLAALAGMFSERSGVVDISLEGKMLAAAFASAAAAYVTHNPWIGLLAGMMAAVSLAMVHAFVSVTYNGNQLISGMAINTIASGITPVLALAWFQQGGNTPQLPDEGRFHEIALPFADALRDVPVVGLVYSKLISGHSILVYITAFIVIPLVAWVLYRTRFGLRLRAVGENPHAADTAGISVARVRYTALFWGGMLCGMAGTYLSVYQTGSFIKEMTAGKGFLALAALIFGKWRPVPAVIGCLLFAFADAIQIRLEGVALPVVGQIPSQAIAVIPYVLTVLLLAGFVGRALAPKAIGVPFVKSR, encoded by the coding sequence ATGGAAATGTTTTTCAGCCTCCTCGATTCCACCGTGCGCGTGGCCACGCCGCTGGTGCTGGCCGCGCTGGCCGGCATGTTCTCCGAGCGCTCCGGCGTGGTGGACATCAGCCTGGAAGGCAAGATGCTGGCGGCGGCCTTCGCCTCCGCCGCCGCCGCCTATGTCACCCACAATCCATGGATCGGCCTGTTGGCCGGCATGATGGCCGCGGTGTCGCTGGCCATGGTGCACGCCTTCGTCTCCGTGACTTACAACGGCAACCAGCTGATTTCCGGCATGGCGATCAACACCATCGCCTCCGGCATCACGCCGGTGCTGGCGCTGGCATGGTTCCAGCAGGGCGGCAACACGCCGCAACTGCCGGACGAGGGCCGCTTCCACGAGATCGCGCTGCCGTTCGCCGATGCGTTGCGCGACGTGCCGGTAGTCGGCCTGGTGTACAGCAAGCTGATTTCCGGCCACAGCATTCTGGTCTACATCACGGCCTTCATCGTGATTCCGCTGGTGGCCTGGGTGTTGTACCGGACGCGTTTCGGCCTGCGCCTGCGCGCGGTGGGCGAGAACCCGCACGCGGCCGACACCGCCGGCATCTCCGTGGCCCGCGTGCGCTACACGGCGCTGTTCTGGGGCGGCATGCTCTGCGGCATGGCCGGCACCTATCTGTCCGTCTACCAGACCGGCAGCTTCATCAAGGAAATGACCGCGGGCAAGGGTTTCCTGGCGCTGGCCGCGCTGATTTTCGGCAAATGGCGTCCGGTGCCGGCGGTGATCGGCTGCCTGCTGTTCGCCTTCGCCGACGCGATCCAGATCCGCCTGGAAGGCGTGGCCTTGCCTGTGGTGGGCCAGATCCCGTCGCAGGCGATCGCGGTCATCCCCTATGTGCTGACCGTGCTGCTGCTGGCCGGCTTCGTCGGCCGCGCCCTGGCGCCGAAGGCGATCGGCGTGCCTTTCGTCAAGTCGCGCTGA
- a CDS encoding uracil-DNA glycosylase family protein has protein sequence MTILPGLLRDIASCRECEAYLPRGPRPVIRASAGSRILIAGQAPGRKVHESGVPWDDASGKRLREWLGVDASSFYDAGNFAIVPMGFCYPGTGANGDLPPRPECSRLWHPRLLSLLENVKLVLAVGGYAQAYHLPERKRTLTETVAAWREYLPMAMPLPHPSPRNQMWLARNPWFAAELLPELKKRVAGALAK, from the coding sequence ATGACGATACTGCCTGGGCTGCTGCGGGATATTGCATCGTGCCGCGAGTGCGAGGCGTATTTGCCGCGAGGCCCCAGGCCGGTGATCCGCGCGTCGGCCGGTTCGCGAATCCTGATCGCAGGCCAGGCTCCAGGGCGGAAGGTGCATGAAAGCGGCGTGCCCTGGGACGACGCTAGCGGCAAAAGGCTGCGGGAATGGCTGGGCGTGGACGCGTCGAGCTTTTACGATGCGGGCAATTTCGCCATTGTGCCCATGGGTTTTTGCTACCCGGGCACGGGAGCAAACGGCGACTTGCCGCCCAGGCCGGAATGCAGCCGCTTGTGGCATCCGCGCTTATTGTCGTTGCTGGAAAATGTGAAGTTGGTGCTGGCGGTGGGCGGCTACGCCCAGGCGTACCATCTGCCGGAGCGAAAGCGGACCTTGACTGAAACGGTGGCGGCGTGGAGGGAGTACTTGCCGATGGCGATGCCCTTGCCGCACCCCAGCCCCAGAAACCAGATGTGGCTGGCGCGGAATCCGTGGTTCGCAGCGGAATTGCTGCCTGAATTGAAAAAGCGTGTGGCAGGAGCATTGGCGAAGTAA
- a CDS encoding alpha/beta fold hydrolase: MREAIHFAHANSFPASVYRKMLDKLAERRDVGYLDTIGHDPGFPITDCWPHLVDESIRFIEARYAGPVVGVGHSLGGFLMFYAALKRPDLFRAIIILDSPLMGPSRSLGIWLAKRFGFIQRVTPGGNTLQRRDNWASVEMAHDYFARKPKFARFDPDCLADYAMHGTQDDGSGGRRLKFRPQVEHDIYATLPHDFPRHRGRLNVPAALLAGSGSDVLSDRDLRFMRKHFSVMVDKQPGSHLFPLEKPLETAARIEQLLEQLERGGWR, from the coding sequence ATGCGAGAAGCCATACATTTCGCCCATGCCAACAGTTTCCCGGCATCGGTGTACCGCAAGATGCTGGACAAGCTGGCCGAGCGCCGCGACGTGGGCTATCTGGACACGATAGGCCATGACCCGGGTTTTCCGATCACCGACTGCTGGCCTCACCTGGTGGACGAGAGCATCCGCTTCATCGAAGCGCGCTACGCCGGGCCGGTGGTCGGCGTAGGGCATTCGCTGGGCGGCTTTCTGATGTTCTACGCGGCGTTGAAGCGCCCCGATCTGTTTCGCGCCATCATCATCCTGGATTCGCCGCTGATGGGGCCTTCCCGCTCGCTGGGGATTTGGCTGGCCAAGCGCTTCGGCTTCATCCAAAGAGTCACCCCTGGCGGCAATACGCTGCAGCGGCGGGACAATTGGGCGTCGGTGGAGATGGCGCATGATTATTTTGCCCGCAAGCCCAAATTCGCGCGCTTCGATCCGGACTGCCTGGCCGACTACGCGATGCACGGCACGCAAGACGACGGCAGCGGCGGCCGCAGGCTGAAGTTCCGCCCGCAGGTGGAGCACGACATCTACGCGACCCTGCCGCACGACTTTCCCCGCCACCGCGGGCGGTTGAACGTGCCGGCGGCCTTGCTGGCGGGCTCCGGCTCCGATGTGCTGAGCGACCGCGACCTGCGCTTCATGCGCAAGCATTTTTCCGTGATGGTGGACAAGCAGCCCGGCAGCCATCTGTTTCCGCTGGAGAAGCCGCTGGAGACGGCGGCGCGCATCGAGCAATTGCTGGAGCAGCTGGAACGCGGCGGTTGGCGTTGA